From Enterococcus mediterraneensis, the proteins below share one genomic window:
- a CDS encoding DegV family protein, translated as MKLAVVTDSSAYLPEPIRNHKDLYTIPIPVIVDGTIYNEGTDIEADEFYALLKNSKEFPTTSQPALGEVLGLYGSLKDKGYDTILSIHLSGGISGFISTLYGIKDEIEGVEIIPYDSEITSMPMGHMVEAALQMNDEQKSLSEILAHLDVIRDNTYAYMIVDDLNNLVRGGRLTNGAALIGGLLKIKPILTFQKGKIILFEKIRSSKKAFARAEEIIGQRDEEIQHPTKFYVIHANNLAVAEEEKAKLQEKYPDATIEIGHFGPVIGTHLGEKAIGIAISAQ; from the coding sequence ATGAAGTTAGCAGTAGTAACTGACAGTTCAGCTTATCTGCCTGAACCTATTCGAAATCATAAGGATCTATATACCATTCCTATCCCTGTGATTGTTGACGGAACGATCTATAATGAAGGAACTGATATTGAAGCAGATGAATTTTACGCTTTATTGAAAAACAGCAAGGAATTTCCGACAACTTCCCAGCCAGCTCTCGGAGAAGTGCTGGGATTGTACGGCTCTCTGAAAGATAAAGGCTACGATACGATCTTGAGTATCCATCTTTCAGGTGGTATCTCAGGATTTATCTCTACTTTATATGGTATCAAAGATGAAATTGAAGGTGTCGAGATCATTCCATATGATTCAGAGATCACCAGTATGCCGATGGGTCATATGGTAGAAGCGGCGCTGCAAATGAATGATGAGCAGAAATCATTGTCTGAGATCTTAGCTCATCTCGATGTGATCCGAGACAATACCTATGCTTATATGATCGTAGATGATTTGAACAATCTTGTCCGAGGCGGCCGTCTGACAAACGGAGCCGCATTGATCGGCGGATTGTTGAAGATCAAGCCTATCCTGACCTTCCAAAAAGGCAAGATCATTTTGTTTGAAAAAATCCGTTCCAGCAAAAAAGCCTTCGCTCGCGCGGAAGAGATCATTGGACAAAGAGACGAAGAGATCCAGCATCCGACGAAATTTTATGTGATCCACGCGAACAATCTAGCAGTAGCTGAAGAAGAAAAAGCCAAACTGCAAGAGAAATATCCCGATGCGACTATCGAGATTGGACATTTTGGCCCGGTCATCGGTACACACTTAGGCGAAAAAGCGATCGGTATCGCAATTTCCGCCCAATAA
- a CDS encoding DUF6530 family protein, protein MKIPTNLKHKPVIVVEDYDKVDGRNALNTDAKGLSLGLAQWNDRGKVDISGKVWRHTGEKWSRQSEELPITRILDLAILVSQASLYFQDAYRHEKFYDPENPLIDIIGLQGNRMTVEVDTDNPMIDEDILLYYDTLQKDGELIGERFKILKRLLDELGY, encoded by the coding sequence ATGAAAATACCTACAAATTTAAAACACAAGCCAGTGATCGTAGTGGAAGATTATGATAAAGTTGACGGCAGAAATGCGTTAAATACAGATGCTAAAGGTCTTTCATTGGGATTGGCCCAATGGAACGATCGAGGAAAAGTCGATATCTCTGGGAAAGTTTGGCGTCACACCGGAGAAAAATGGTCCCGCCAATCAGAGGAACTGCCTATCACAAGAATTTTGGATCTGGCGATCTTAGTCAGTCAAGCCAGTCTTTATTTCCAAGACGCGTACCGTCATGAAAAATTCTATGATCCGGAAAATCCATTGATCGACATCATCGGTCTGCAAGGCAATCGCATGACAGTGGAAGTCGATACTGATAATCCAATGATCGACGAGGATATCCTGTTGTATTACGATACGTTGCAAAAAGATGGCGAATTGATCGGCGAACGCTTCAAGATTTTGAAACGCTTATTAGACGAATTAGGATATTAA
- the proC gene encoding pyrroline-5-carboxylate reductase: MKKIGFIGAGNMARAIIEGLIHAELYKPEEILVYNHRYQPTLEKLATELKITPVKEREELVQQVEIVLLAVKPHLISEQLSAIKTQLTDDHIIVSIASGVTIEQMEKVVGSQKKIIRVMPNTPVLVGAGMSSVSVNQQVTKEDAEEIMTIFSSFGRAELIAESLIPAVVGVSGSSPAYTYMFIEALADGAVSEGLPRSVAYEMAAQAVFGAAKMLLDTRKHPGELKDMVTSPGGTTIAAVKELEDRQLRSAVINAVKTAAEKDRQMK; encoded by the coding sequence TTGAAAAAAATCGGATTTATTGGCGCCGGAAATATGGCACGAGCGATCATTGAAGGTCTGATCCATGCAGAGCTTTATAAACCGGAGGAGATCCTGGTCTATAATCACCGCTATCAGCCTACGCTGGAAAAATTAGCGACAGAACTAAAAATCACTCCTGTTAAGGAACGCGAAGAATTAGTACAACAAGTTGAAATCGTCCTGTTGGCAGTCAAACCTCATCTTATTTCAGAACAGTTATCTGCGATCAAAACACAGCTGACAGATGATCATATCATCGTTTCGATCGCATCTGGTGTTACCATCGAACAAATGGAGAAAGTTGTGGGCAGCCAGAAAAAAATCATTCGCGTTATGCCGAATACTCCAGTATTAGTCGGAGCCGGTATGTCTTCTGTCTCTGTGAATCAGCAAGTTACGAAAGAAGATGCAGAAGAAATCATGACAATTTTTTCCAGCTTTGGACGAGCAGAACTGATTGCTGAATCTTTGATACCGGCAGTTGTAGGTGTCAGCGGGTCTTCTCCAGCTTATACCTACATGTTTATCGAAGCATTGGCGGATGGTGCGGTCTCAGAAGGTTTGCCTCGGTCGGTCGCTTATGAAATGGCGGCACAGGCTGTTTTCGGTGCGGCAAAAATGTTATTAGATACCAGAAAGCACCCGGGAGAGCTGAAGGACATGGTGACCTCACCAGGCGGAACTACCATCGCCGCAGTCAAAGAGCTGGAAGACAGACAACTGCGATCCGCCGTGATCAACGCGGTCAAAACCGCGGCGGAAAAAGATCGCCAAATGAAATAA
- a CDS encoding LCP family protein, which yields MGRMDRYKHIHEESKEKKNIFARKEINPHEQKTQKSQDNEFDNSFDESFTTDERREPEYHYQQTPPQPQQTGWKKQKKPKKPKKRKKHLILGWIIKIILILVIYSGVSFAAGKMVADKDQTISDGESETFNGFKSQDGASNILLLGSDSREGENARADTVMVLQLDGPSKKPKLLSFMRDTYVEIPGVGNNKLNAAYAYGGAELVRKTLAQNFGIETKYYTIVDFKSFEKVIDTLFPGGVQITAEKDMSKNLEVPIKKGPQKMDGLTLLQYARFRMDEEGDFGRVRRQQQVMNAIFSELKNPIALAKLPYAAGKVMGYAATDLPMSFLLKNSLSMAKGAGGIDRLTVPVEDSWSYGNTWDAGSVLMVDQEMNKKAINEFLNK from the coding sequence ATGGGTCGGATGGATCGCTACAAGCATATTCACGAAGAATCAAAAGAGAAAAAGAATATCTTTGCTCGCAAAGAAATCAATCCTCATGAGCAAAAAACACAAAAATCACAGGATAATGAATTTGATAACAGCTTTGACGAGTCATTTACAACAGATGAGAGAAGAGAACCAGAGTATCATTACCAGCAAACTCCGCCGCAGCCGCAACAAACAGGCTGGAAAAAACAAAAGAAACCCAAGAAACCAAAGAAAAGAAAGAAACATCTAATTCTTGGCTGGATCATAAAGATCATTTTGATACTAGTTATTTATTCCGGTGTCTCTTTTGCCGCAGGAAAAATGGTCGCTGACAAAGACCAAACCATATCTGACGGCGAGTCTGAGACCTTCAACGGATTTAAATCACAAGATGGTGCCAGTAATATCCTTTTGCTGGGAAGCGATAGCCGAGAAGGTGAAAACGCGCGGGCAGATACCGTTATGGTTTTACAATTAGACGGTCCCAGCAAAAAACCAAAATTATTATCTTTCATGCGGGATACTTACGTGGAGATCCCAGGTGTAGGGAATAATAAACTGAACGCCGCCTATGCATATGGGGGAGCAGAACTGGTTCGTAAAACGTTGGCTCAAAACTTTGGCATCGAAACAAAATATTATACGATCGTAGATTTCAAATCCTTTGAAAAGGTCATTGACACGTTATTTCCTGGAGGTGTTCAGATCACCGCAGAAAAGGATATGAGCAAAAACTTAGAAGTCCCTATTAAAAAAGGACCGCAAAAGATGGACGGTTTGACACTTTTACAATATGCACGTTTCCGGATGGATGAAGAAGGCGACTTTGGACGGGTTCGCAGACAACAACAAGTGATGAACGCGATTTTCAGTGAATTGAAAAATCCAATCGCTTTAGCAAAACTGCCGTATGCTGCAGGAAAAGTGATGGGCTATGCCGCTACTGATTTACCAATGAGTTTCCTACTTAAAAATTCTTTGTCGATGGCCAAAGGGGCTGGAGGCATCGATCGCTTAACTGTTCCGGTGGAAGATTCCTGGAGTTACGGGAATACTTGGGATGCAGGAAGTGTCTTGATGGTGGATCAAGAGATGAATAAAAAAGCTATCAACGAGTTCTTGAATAAATAA
- the aroC gene encoding chorismate synthase — translation MRYFTAGESHGPELTAIIEGLPAGMPLSVADINHELARRQTGYGRGGRMKIEKDQVRITSGVRHGKTLGSPVTLIVENKDWKNWTTVMSVAEVPEKDQKLRRVARPRPGHADLVGGMKYHHDDLRNVLERSSARETTMRVAIGAVAKQLLSHLGIIVAGHVTELGGITVQLPDELTIQEIKEKSNASEVRVVDPTVEQAMKDLIDTTKKNGDTIGGVVEVVVGGVPAGLGSYVQWDRKLDAKIAQAVVSINAFKGVEFGAGFTLASLPGSKVMDEILWDEDGYTRRSNNLGGFEGGMTNGQPIVVRGVMKPIPTLYKPLQSVDIDTKEPYKASVERSDSTAVPAASVVAENVVATVLASEILQKFSSDSFDELQEAVADYREYLKNY, via the coding sequence GTGCGTTATTTTACAGCCGGCGAGTCTCACGGACCGGAATTGACCGCCATCATCGAAGGACTGCCGGCAGGAATGCCTTTATCGGTAGCCGATATCAATCATGAATTGGCCCGCAGACAAACAGGATACGGTCGCGGTGGTCGGATGAAAATCGAAAAAGACCAAGTCCGGATCACATCCGGCGTTCGTCATGGAAAAACATTGGGCTCGCCCGTCACATTGATCGTTGAAAATAAAGACTGGAAAAATTGGACGACCGTCATGTCCGTAGCCGAAGTTCCTGAAAAAGATCAAAAACTGCGTCGGGTCGCTCGACCTCGTCCTGGTCACGCTGATTTAGTCGGTGGGATGAAATATCATCATGACGACCTCCGCAATGTGTTGGAACGTTCTTCTGCCAGAGAAACGACGATGCGGGTAGCAATCGGCGCAGTGGCAAAACAACTGCTTTCCCATCTGGGGATCATTGTTGCCGGCCACGTGACTGAACTAGGAGGGATCACGGTCCAATTACCTGATGAGTTGACGATCCAAGAGATCAAAGAAAAATCCAACGCTTCAGAAGTTCGTGTCGTTGATCCAACAGTCGAACAAGCCATGAAGGATCTGATCGATACCACTAAGAAAAACGGCGATACGATCGGCGGTGTAGTGGAAGTCGTCGTTGGCGGCGTGCCGGCTGGGTTAGGCAGTTACGTCCAATGGGATCGAAAACTGGATGCAAAGATCGCCCAAGCGGTTGTCAGCATCAATGCCTTCAAAGGTGTGGAATTTGGTGCAGGCTTCACCTTAGCTTCATTGCCAGGCTCCAAAGTCATGGATGAGATTTTATGGGATGAAGACGGCTATACTCGCCGCAGTAATAATCTGGGCGGTTTTGAAGGCGGCATGACAAATGGCCAGCCAATCGTTGTCCGAGGTGTGATGAAGCCGATCCCGACATTGTACAAGCCGCTGCAAAGTGTCGACATTGACACTAAAGAACCTTACAAAGCCAGTGTAGAACGCTCTGACAGTACCGCGGTACCGGCCGCTAGTGTCGTCGCTGAAAATGTCGTAGCTACTGTGCTCGCTTCAGAGATCTTGCAAAAATTCTCCAGTGATTCCTTTGACGAATTGCAAGAAGCTGTCGCTGATTATCGGGAATACCTGAAAAACTACTAA
- the pheA gene encoding prephenate dehydratase, with protein MKIGYLGPESSFTHQAAKKISGELVAFSSIPDCLKAVLKDDVHAAIVPIENSLEGSVHSTIDILSQEPDLTVNSEIILPIQQQFLINEREDITMIFSHPQALAQSRNFIETHYPQAQLMPMPSTTAAAEYVANHPEEAVAAIASKETAQHFQLRTLAENIQDNPWNQTRFWLISKEKEEGKVPEKMSLILTLPSNKPGMLHKMLAAFGWREINLSKIESRPLKTSLGEYFFVIDLLLDRPIQLVYHAIAEIELLGGEIHLLGSYPVKTYA; from the coding sequence ATGAAAATCGGTTATTTAGGTCCTGAAAGTTCATTTACCCATCAAGCAGCCAAAAAAATCAGCGGAGAACTTGTTGCTTTTTCCTCGATCCCCGATTGTCTGAAAGCCGTTTTGAAAGATGATGTCCACGCGGCGATCGTTCCCATCGAAAATTCTTTAGAAGGTTCCGTCCATAGCACCATTGACATTCTTTCTCAAGAACCTGATCTGACTGTCAACAGCGAGATTATTTTGCCGATCCAGCAACAGTTTTTGATCAATGAACGAGAAGATATCACCATGATTTTTTCTCATCCGCAGGCATTGGCGCAATCTCGTAACTTCATTGAAACCCATTATCCTCAAGCCCAGCTGATGCCGATGCCCTCTACCACTGCGGCAGCTGAATATGTCGCTAACCACCCGGAAGAAGCCGTCGCGGCGATTGCTTCAAAAGAGACCGCGCAACATTTTCAATTGCGGACATTAGCAGAAAATATCCAAGACAACCCTTGGAACCAGACCCGTTTTTGGCTGATCAGCAAAGAAAAAGAAGAGGGGAAAGTTCCAGAAAAAATGAGTTTGATCTTGACACTGCCCTCTAATAAACCCGGTATGCTCCACAAAATGTTGGCGGCATTCGGCTGGCGGGAGATCAATCTGAGCAAGATAGAATCTCGTCCGTTGAAGACCAGTTTGGGAGAATATTTCTTTGTGATCGACTTGCTTTTGGATCGACCGATTCAGCTTGTCTACCATGCGATCGCTGAGATCGAACTGTTGGGAGGAGAAATCCATCTTTTAGGCAGTTATCCAGTGAAGACATATGCGTGA
- a CDS encoding prephenate dehydrogenase, which translates to MQILIVGLGLIGSSLALCIKKEHPQYTVSGWDIQQKSREIAEKQAIIDQVPTDFASGAEQADVIILAVPVKTAAAYLDELENLSLKETVLVTDVGSTKQEIMACAQTKKFRFIGGHPMAGSHKSGVQAADSELFVNAYYIFTDAEENQQELDLLKDLFRGTRAKYVVMTAAEHDEVTGMLSHLPHIIASGLVNQADDLSKTHPRAKQLAAGGFRDITRIASSDPTMWTDILLSNKAVLLNSLQQWQKAMDQMVTWLEAEDQTAIFDFFERAKDTRDLLPDRKQGAIPAFYDLFVDVPDVPGVIAEVTGILGSAGLSLINLKIQETREDIIGILQISFKNQSDLLAAKECIENKTDFYCWIK; encoded by the coding sequence ATGCAAATATTGATCGTTGGACTTGGTCTGATCGGTTCTTCTTTAGCACTGTGTATCAAAAAGGAGCATCCTCAATACACTGTCAGCGGTTGGGACATCCAACAAAAATCGCGGGAGATCGCTGAAAAACAAGCGATCATCGACCAGGTGCCGACGGATTTTGCATCCGGCGCTGAGCAAGCCGATGTCATCATTTTGGCGGTACCAGTGAAAACTGCTGCTGCATACCTTGATGAATTGGAAAACCTATCATTGAAAGAAACAGTCTTAGTGACTGATGTCGGCAGTACCAAGCAAGAGATCATGGCTTGTGCTCAAACAAAAAAATTCCGCTTTATCGGGGGACATCCGATGGCAGGTTCTCACAAATCTGGTGTACAGGCGGCTGACAGTGAATTGTTTGTCAATGCCTACTATATTTTTACCGACGCTGAGGAAAACCAGCAGGAATTGGACTTGTTGAAAGATCTGTTTCGCGGAACTAGAGCCAAATATGTGGTGATGACTGCTGCTGAACATGATGAAGTCACCGGGATGCTTAGTCATCTGCCTCATATCATTGCATCAGGGTTGGTGAATCAAGCGGATGATCTGTCCAAGACTCATCCTCGCGCCAAGCAATTAGCGGCAGGCGGCTTTCGTGACATCACCCGGATCGCTTCTTCTGATCCAACGATGTGGACGGATATCCTGTTGAGCAATAAAGCCGTTTTACTAAATAGCTTGCAGCAATGGCAAAAAGCGATGGATCAGATGGTCACTTGGTTAGAAGCGGAAGATCAGACAGCGATCTTTGATTTTTTTGAACGGGCAAAAGATACGCGAGATCTATTGCCGGATCGCAAACAAGGGGCGATCCCAGCCTTTTATGATTTGTTCGTAGATGTGCCGGATGTGCCTGGTGTCATCGCGGAAGTGACTGGTATTTTGGGTTCGGCTGGGTTGTCTCTGATCAATTTGAAGATTCAGGAAACCCGCGAAGACATCATTGGAATCCTGCAGATAAGTTTCAAGAACCAATCAGATCTATTAGCAGCAAAAGAATGTATCGAAAACAAGACAGATTTTTATTGTTGGATAAAGTAG
- the aroA gene encoding 3-phosphoshikimate 1-carboxyvinyltransferase encodes MELLQNQRGLKGTLHVPADKSISHRSIMFGALADGTTTIKNFLRAEDCLSTLHAFEKLGVLIEDDGETLTVHGKGKKGLTATTEAINVGNSGTTIRLMMGILAGQPFETTLYGDASLNKRPMNRVMVPLRQMGAELSGANDTEFPPITIRGTDELQPIHYEMPVASAQVKSAILFAALQTKGTSTIIEKEPSRNHTEEMIRQFGGQIDVEGKKITLTGPQTLTGQTVVVPGDISSAAFFLVAGAIVPDSEIILSNVGVNPTRTGILEVMEAMGADIETLSSDPVNQAADLKIKHSTLKATTISGAIIPRLIDELPIIALLATQAQGTTIIKDAEELKVKETNRIDATAEELRKMGAKIEATEDGLIIHGPTPLHGAEVSSRGDHRIGMMLQVAALIADGRCKLDNPEAVAISYPHFFADIENLIEGAGING; translated from the coding sequence ATGGAATTATTACAAAATCAACGGGGATTAAAAGGAACGCTTCATGTTCCGGCGGATAAGTCGATCTCTCATCGCAGTATCATGTTCGGAGCGCTGGCAGACGGTACAACGACTATCAAGAATTTTTTACGGGCAGAGGATTGTTTGAGTACACTCCATGCTTTTGAAAAACTTGGTGTTTTGATCGAAGATGATGGTGAAACACTCACTGTCCACGGCAAAGGCAAAAAGGGATTGACAGCGACGACCGAAGCGATTAATGTAGGCAATTCCGGTACCACGATCCGCTTGATGATGGGAATCTTGGCGGGACAACCCTTTGAAACTACCTTATACGGCGATGCGTCCTTGAACAAACGTCCGATGAACCGTGTGATGGTCCCTTTAAGACAAATGGGAGCAGAACTTTCCGGAGCTAATGACACAGAATTCCCGCCTATTACGATCCGCGGTACTGATGAATTGCAGCCGATCCATTATGAAATGCCGGTTGCCAGTGCGCAAGTGAAATCAGCGATCTTGTTTGCTGCATTACAAACCAAAGGAACTTCAACGATCATCGAAAAGGAGCCTTCCCGCAATCATACGGAAGAAATGATCCGACAATTCGGCGGACAGATCGATGTTGAGGGCAAAAAAATCACCCTCACAGGACCGCAAACATTGACCGGTCAAACAGTAGTCGTTCCAGGAGACATTTCTTCGGCAGCATTCTTTTTAGTTGCCGGAGCCATTGTTCCTGACAGCGAGATCATTTTATCCAACGTGGGGGTAAATCCTACTAGAACCGGTATTCTTGAAGTAATGGAAGCAATGGGAGCAGATATCGAGACATTATCTTCAGATCCTGTCAATCAAGCGGCGGATCTAAAGATCAAACACAGCACATTGAAGGCAACTACTATCTCCGGTGCCATCATTCCGCGACTGATCGATGAATTGCCGATCATTGCGTTATTAGCAACACAAGCGCAGGGAACAACCATCATCAAAGACGCGGAAGAATTAAAAGTCAAAGAAACTAATCGGATCGACGCTACCGCGGAAGAATTGCGGAAGATGGGCGCGAAGATCGAAGCAACAGAAGACGGGCTGATCATCCACGGTCCCACACCGCTTCATGGTGCCGAAGTTTCCAGCCGAGGAGATCATCGAATCGGTATGATGCTGCAAGTAGCGGCGTTGATCGCAGATGGCCGCTGTAAATTGGATAACCCAGAAGCTGTCGCCATTTCTTATCCGCACTTTTTCGCTGATATCGAAAATTTGATCGAGGGAGCGGGCATCAATGGCTAG
- a CDS encoding shikimate kinase encodes MASIILTGFMGAGKSTVAVLLGKQLNKPVIDLDAIITEDLQMPISEYFQLYGEAAFRKKEMEILQEMLRQDAVIATGGGIITMKENRKILSQHPHVFYLKADSDTLIQRIRQDQKNIRPLATEKTESEITALFRARADFYEEGASHIIETIGKTPEAVVMEIIERMV; translated from the coding sequence ATGGCTAGTATCATTTTGACAGGATTTATGGGCGCGGGCAAAAGCACGGTAGCGGTTTTGTTGGGAAAGCAGTTGAATAAACCGGTGATCGATCTGGATGCAATCATCACTGAAGACCTCCAAATGCCGATCTCGGAATATTTTCAACTGTACGGTGAAGCTGCCTTTCGCAAAAAGGAAATGGAAATCCTGCAAGAGATGCTCCGCCAAGATGCCGTCATTGCCACTGGCGGCGGGATCATTACAATGAAAGAGAACCGTAAGATCCTATCTCAACATCCTCATGTCTTTTATTTGAAAGCTGACAGCGATACGCTGATCCAGCGTATCCGGCAAGATCAAAAAAATATCCGACCTTTAGCAACGGAAAAAACAGAATCTGAGATCACCGCACTGTTTCGTGCACGGGCTGACTTCTATGAAGAAGGTGCCAGCCATATCATAGAGACTATCGGCAAAACACCAGAAGCAGTGGTGATGGAAATCATAGAAAGGATGGTTTGA
- a CDS encoding AAA family ATPase, with protein MQTPFEITTGRLFTKLEKQMIWQKPASHQDSEEELRIASEIKANWDDPEMKIFNVLLEGDAGSGKTQLAKALSYDLQLPYTKVTCFADMDKSDVFGALLPIVVEDDELDGELLEAIYQTDSLQELLSLIQTYYQVTAENARQKLADLIERLDAQDTQETVHYKFYPSEIVRALEKGYLLEIQEPTVIRDASVLVALNSALENNGMLNLPTGMIRRHPDCIVVITTNRNYQGNRPLNESLRDRMQHAEKMDLPTISVMTQRAKAKTGYQNEDILTKMAEIIQLLDNTAKANAIKGVAGMRSYFYWVHTVDQGKDPLQSIFPKVLYKLTTDPNELKILTTALEESGYLADLRLLMTNQPLKEFKKSQVRGRKISQEEADERGITEEAEPETILGTTDETTETAPEQSQTEESAEKTEKNETELEADKRTPQDTKSQKGSESEEQSLSESNSSIEDYQKQEKEKQRQLNKEARETMRDTSHKKEGLIIHRPKITANAQKTAKKLTAEILPIVEKLVKPLQDILENERTSAYQKGKYMGTRFDASRVAYGDYRTFDKKNPPHEVPSLALAIRVDESGSMIRDDRIESAKLAALAVNELAQRLDLPLMIYGDTADLSAREKTSIYSYKEFDDPFNYVAEKIVSMKPRQNNRDGVPLKLLSEKLVQQNATTKLLINISDGQPKALPDYTGKKASEDIQSVINEYERQGILYLAAAIGEDKEKIKEIYGEQRFLDITDLQKFPEQLIQLIARYI; from the coding sequence ATGCAGACACCCTTTGAAATCACAACGGGGCGCCTTTTTACAAAACTAGAAAAACAAATGATCTGGCAAAAGCCGGCAAGTCATCAAGACAGTGAAGAAGAACTGCGGATCGCTTCTGAGATCAAAGCTAACTGGGATGATCCGGAAATGAAGATCTTTAATGTCTTGCTGGAAGGAGATGCCGGATCCGGTAAAACCCAGCTGGCAAAAGCATTGTCTTATGATCTCCAACTGCCTTATACGAAAGTCACCTGTTTTGCCGATATGGATAAATCAGACGTTTTTGGCGCGCTTTTACCGATCGTTGTAGAAGATGATGAATTAGATGGCGAATTACTAGAGGCGATCTATCAAACAGACAGCTTACAGGAACTGCTGTCTTTGATCCAGACCTACTATCAAGTAACTGCGGAAAACGCACGCCAAAAATTAGCGGATCTGATCGAACGATTAGATGCTCAAGATACCCAAGAAACCGTCCATTACAAATTCTATCCGTCAGAAATCGTGCGGGCGCTGGAAAAAGGCTATCTGTTGGAAATCCAAGAACCAACTGTGATCCGTGATGCTTCTGTTTTGGTGGCGTTGAACTCGGCATTGGAAAATAACGGTATGTTGAATCTGCCTACGGGGATGATCCGTCGTCACCCGGATTGTATCGTCGTGATCACCACCAACCGGAATTATCAAGGGAACCGACCATTGAACGAATCGTTGCGAGATCGGATGCAGCATGCCGAAAAAATGGATCTGCCAACAATTTCCGTCATGACACAACGGGCAAAAGCCAAAACCGGTTATCAAAACGAAGACATCCTGACAAAAATGGCGGAGATCATCCAATTACTGGATAATACAGCTAAAGCAAATGCCATCAAGGGTGTAGCGGGGATGCGGTCTTATTTCTATTGGGTCCATACTGTTGACCAAGGTAAAGATCCTTTGCAATCGATTTTCCCAAAGGTCTTATATAAATTGACGACAGATCCTAATGAACTGAAGATTTTGACAACAGCTTTGGAAGAAAGCGGCTATTTGGCGGATTTACGCTTGTTGATGACTAATCAGCCGCTGAAGGAGTTCAAAAAATCTCAAGTCCGAGGACGCAAGATTTCCCAAGAAGAAGCGGATGAGCGGGGAATCACTGAAGAAGCAGAGCCAGAAACAATTCTAGGTACAACAGATGAAACGACCGAAACGGCTCCTGAACAATCTCAAACAGAGGAATCTGCGGAAAAAACCGAAAAAAATGAAACTGAACTGGAAGCCGATAAACGAACCCCACAAGATACCAAGAGTCAAAAAGGCAGCGAGAGTGAGGAGCAGTCCCTCAGCGAAAGCAACAGCAGTATCGAGGACTATCAGAAACAAGAAAAAGAAAAACAACGGCAGTTGAACAAAGAAGCCCGTGAAACGATGAGAGATACAAGCCACAAAAAAGAAGGCCTGATCATTCATCGACCAAAAATCACCGCCAATGCTCAAAAGACTGCTAAAAAACTGACCGCTGAGATCTTGCCGATCGTTGAAAAATTAGTCAAACCATTACAAGATATTTTGGAAAACGAGCGGACTTCCGCCTATCAAAAAGGTAAATACATGGGTACACGTTTTGATGCCAGTCGGGTAGCTTATGGTGATTATCGGACTTTTGATAAAAAAAATCCGCCTCATGAAGTGCCATCACTAGCATTAGCGATTCGGGTCGATGAATCCGGGTCAATGATTCGAGATGATCGGATCGAAAGTGCCAAACTAGCAGCATTAGCGGTCAATGAATTGGCACAGCGACTAGATCTGCCATTGATGATCTACGGTGATACCGCTGATTTGTCCGCAAGAGAAAAAACTTCGATCTATTCTTACAAGGAATTTGACGATCCTTTCAACTATGTTGCAGAAAAAATCGTCAGTATGAAACCGCGGCAAAACAATCGTGACGGGGTACCGCTGAAACTGTTGAGCGAGAAGTTAGTCCAACAAAATGCAACTACCAAACTATTGATCAATATCAGCGATGGTCAGCCAAAAGCATTGCCGGATTATACCGGCAAAAAAGCTTCAGAAGACATCCAATCTGTCATCAATGAATATGAACGGCAAGGAATCTTATATTTGGCGGCAGCGATCGGTGAGGACAAAGAAAAGATCAAAGAGATCTATGGCGAACAGCGTTTCTTAGATATTACTGACTTGCAGAAGTTCCCTGAACAACTGATCCAATTGATTGCTCGATATATTTGA